Below is a window of Komagataella phaffii GS115 chromosome 1, complete sequence DNA.
GGATAAGCCTATTCCGGTTGCTTACGATTTGGGAAACCTTGCAGTCTTTGATTCCAATCCTTTGGAGTCCAACAAATTGTCAGATGCTTCGCAAGTGAATGAGTACCTGGAACAGGTTACGAGAGATAACACACAGCTTTTAATTAACCAAATTTTATCACAACCAGTCCGAAATACTACGGATTCTGTATCTGAAGGACAGGAGGCTTCTATAGCGCTAATTACGTTGCCTGATCCATCAACACCCTTGCCAAGAGAAAAGTCAGTACCAAAACCTAGAGAAATGACCAGATGGGAGAAGTTTGCTGCTAAGAAGGGAATTCAAGCCAAGGGCAAGACTGGAAAGATGATTTacgatgaagaaagtgGTGAATGGGTTCCAAAATGGGGATACAAGGGTAATAATAAGCAACTGGACAACCAATGGTTGGTAGAGATGAACGAGAAAACTGAAGAGAAGGATAAGGATACTCTGATAGACCCAAGAACTCTGGCAAGAgcagaaagaaagaagcttGTGAAGAAGTATGAATTGcaacagaagaagaacctCAAAGCTCAAGGAAAGGGCAAATAGGAAGATACATAGGGACTAATGTTACTAAACTATAGGAAAAATAGACtatctgaaatttttgaagaaaatcttgCTTAATGTAATACTATCCTAGTGTGCCTGACGCGAACAACGGTACTATCTACCAACTAAGTACAATCCATGCTTCAGTATAAAGTTGTCATTGACTCTATGATACAATGCTGCGACTTAGACAGTGTAAGCGTCAATGATATTGCTAGTAGAACTCAGGAACTCTTTGGTCACAGGTTTGGAAAGcaggaaagaaagaagctcGAGTCGTTAATTGAATCAAGGTTCCTTTatttcctccaaagagacCATCTCAGAACCCCAGGAGATGCGCAAATAGAAAAGGAGAATCTGTCACTTGCGCTTaagatcaattttcagCCAATAACGGATGACCCTGAGTTTCAGCCAACTAGAATAagtaagaagaagaaacctGTTGGTTTGAGGTTGATTGGAAAGTTGGCACGGTTTTGCAACACAGAGTTTCTATCTGCAGAGGCTGCTATAGAAAGAATACAAAACTATGCAAAATTTCATGAAATTCTTGACTATCAGAAAAACGAAATTCATTGTGACGAACCGTTAAAGAAGTTATTGGAGTCCGATATTGTGCCGGTAGATAAGATAGGTGAGATAATATTCAAATATACTCGACCCTTGAGTAAAAATGAAATCCTAGATGTTCAAACACAGAGATCTACAGATCAATTGATTCCTCGTTACAAACAGATACCTCCTTTGCTAGTTGATGTTCTTGGGAAGGGACCTCTGCTGCTATTAGATAttcatcaaagaataaGAAGCTATGTCGTGAAAAAAGGGCTACTAGATGGCAATTATGTTTTGCCTGACGGACTGCTATCACAGGTTGTTGGACAGAGCAAAATAAGTTACCCATCCTTCAGAAGAAATGTCGTGAGATGGATCGATGAAAATGGACGATTAGCCACACCAAATGAGGAAAATACAACCACAGAACATATCTCTTCCACCAACGAGTCAGATAGCAGTAATTCTGACGGCGAAAGCTCCAACACTGGCGATTCCTCCGGGAGCTCTACATCCGATTCTGAACTGGATTCAGAATAATGAGACTGTACTCCTATCGCAATTTAGAGCATAAACATACTCTAATACTTCGGTTTATTGACATTACAACGTCAGACATATTCATACATAGTCATACATATTCCTGAGATTGATAATATATGGAATGGGTCCAATAATACATGTATCCCATCTCCGTTGTCTTAGATCAACATGTACATTCTGCATTCCTCCCTACATCATTATCGCGTTTTAAAGATGTATAACCGTTACTCCCCATTTACACATCTAAGCCAAATGTCTGTCGATATCAGTTCCCTTTCCATTTCGGGGACTGGATTTGATGAGATAGCAATGGATCAGTATCATCAGATTCTGAAAGTTGCTATAGCTTCGTACAGGGTCGAGCCTCGGTTTAGAAAAAGAGTATTACCAAGACATGTATCTAACGATGAGAATAGTGATTCCCATTTCAAGAAGCCCAAGGTCATCAAAGTCTCCTCTAGGACTATATCAGATCTTCGAAAATATCTGAACCCGTTGAAAAAGGGCAAACCAGTTAAACTTATCTCCACATCTTTATCAACCCAGGTTTTCAACGCGCTTTTGACTTATCTAACTAAGCTGGACAAATCCAAACAATTGGAGACTATAGAGAAACCAGAGAACTTCTTGAGGCAGTTTATGTTAATTGCTACTAGAGAgctgaaaactttgaagggTCAAATGTTTATGGATTCCTTGGATACCCAAACTACAATATTCTTATCAATAATGCAAGAAGTAGTGAAGAACGATAAAGAAGGTGATTCTATTATGAAAAAACTTCAAGAGGCTAGATTTACTttatcttcctcttcaaacaacgttaatgattttgagtATATTATGCCATCGTTCAAGCTCTCCGAGATGAGCTTAGCGCAGCACGTTGGTGCTATATTCCAAATCGATGATAAGGAATTGCAAAATGatattctttctttgaaaaacaataTTACCCCGGACAAGATAATTCACGATCAAAAGACTTATTTGGTCAACTGTctgaaacaacaacatctCGTCTATCAGAAACGGGATTTCTTAGACTCCAGTTCTTTTACTAATTGGCTCAAGGTGGAATCGTTAAACACAGAAAATTATATTAGCCAGATTGATTCCAAACCAGTCAATCTGTGTGAACCTTCGGCTTTTTTCAACCTTGTTCCCAGATCAAGTGCTCTGTATTACCAAACTCTCCTAGAAAAGTGTATGCGATACGACTCACGGATGAATGCAAGTTCAAACACACCATTATTGTCTACCTCATC
It encodes the following:
- a CDS encoding Essential protein that binds ribosomal protein L11 — its product is MSGKSATVDKPIPVAYDLGNLAVFDSNPLESNKLSDASQVNEYLEQVTRDNTQLLINQILSQPVRNTTDSVSEGQEASIALITLPDPSTPLPREKSVPKPREMTRWEKFAAKKGIQAKGKTGKMIYDEESGEWVPKWGYKGNNKQLDNQWLVEMNEKTEEKDKDTLIDPRTLARAERKKLVKKYELQQKKNLKAQGKGK